In Haloterrigena turkmenica DSM 5511, a single genomic region encodes these proteins:
- a CDS encoding chemotaxis protein CheC: protein MTLMVDIRKLSFINEMAKVGTNGVADNMSKLTGEDAQMEVTKTNFIDVDDIESQLDSGKRVGVRVRLLDPPHGHILILFPEASAKKITAIMLRDVVDDMSDVSGKMARSAVEEMGNMMASGFIDGWADVLGRAIDIAAPQLVYAPTGDIVTRTAGLGGDDLALFFDSDLTVPSYQIEAEIYAFPDLEEFVEMVNGIEVQHA from the coding sequence ATGACGCTAATGGTCGATATTCGAAAGCTGAGTTTCATCAACGAAATGGCGAAGGTCGGCACGAACGGCGTCGCCGACAACATGAGCAAGCTCACCGGTGAGGACGCGCAGATGGAGGTGACGAAGACGAACTTCATCGACGTCGACGACATCGAGTCCCAGCTGGACTCGGGCAAGCGAGTCGGCGTTCGTGTCCGGCTGCTCGATCCGCCACACGGCCACATCCTCATCCTCTTCCCCGAGGCCAGCGCCAAGAAGATCACGGCAATCATGCTCCGGGACGTCGTCGACGACATGTCCGACGTCTCGGGCAAGATGGCCAGAAGCGCCGTCGAGGAGATGGGCAACATGATGGCCAGCGGCTTTATCGACGGCTGGGCCGACGTGCTCGGGCGTGCGATCGACATCGCCGCACCGCAGCTCGTCTACGCGCCGACGGGAGATATCGTCACCCGGACCGCCGGTCTCGGCGGCGACGATCTCGCACTGTTCTTCGACTCGGACCTGACCGTTCCGAGCTATCAGATCGAAGCTGAAATCTACGCCTTCCCCGACTTAGAGGAATTCGTCGAAATGGTCAACGGCATCGAAGTCCAGCACGCATGA
- a CDS encoding chemotaxis protein CheC: MKLDVNALGTFYRMAREGAGLAAGRLTHMTGVETQVGVTKLNFMRGREIQRDFEDSTEKVGVRVKLTGAIEGYSMIVFERENAFRIVETLLAESDDAEIDVEGGEFDEMTRSAATEVGHIMNSGFIDGWADVLETVIDVSTPEFVQGATAEPFFGEINEAPDDDDLALLFQSRIETVGTEVGFSHYLFPKRESMSALLDRLRTSGGIEYDKLDGFDRMAERGAEEVAKTATTLTGIDTSVEIRRLNFVSLEAIPEQVADQKLVGVAFEFDGMPSGYLLFLFDEESAHEIVDAMVPMEVDEDGFGEMGTSAIKELGNIMASGFLDGWANVLDTTIDHSTPEFIHDMGAAAVDPVIIQLGENQEFAFVFDTVVVADGREFDCEVYAIPDEADLERALNNLDVDRIEETPTTAEFQEVNNS; this comes from the coding sequence ATGAAACTCGACGTCAACGCACTCGGAACCTTCTACCGAATGGCCCGAGAGGGCGCCGGACTCGCCGCAGGCCGGCTGACCCACATGACCGGGGTCGAAACGCAGGTCGGCGTCACGAAACTCAACTTCATGCGCGGCCGCGAGATCCAGCGGGATTTCGAGGATTCGACGGAGAAAGTCGGCGTGCGAGTCAAGCTCACCGGCGCCATCGAGGGCTACTCGATGATCGTTTTCGAACGCGAGAACGCGTTCCGGATCGTCGAGACGCTGCTCGCCGAATCCGACGACGCCGAAATCGACGTCGAAGGCGGCGAATTCGACGAAATGACGCGCAGCGCCGCGACCGAGGTGGGCCACATCATGAACAGCGGGTTCATCGACGGCTGGGCCGACGTCCTCGAGACGGTTATCGACGTCTCGACCCCCGAGTTCGTCCAGGGGGCGACGGCGGAACCCTTCTTCGGGGAGATCAACGAGGCGCCCGACGACGACGACCTCGCCTTGCTCTTCCAGAGCCGGATCGAGACCGTCGGCACCGAAGTCGGCTTCAGCCACTACCTCTTCCCGAAACGGGAGTCGATGTCCGCGCTGCTCGACCGACTGCGGACCAGCGGCGGCATCGAGTACGACAAACTCGACGGCTTCGACCGCATGGCCGAGCGCGGCGCCGAGGAGGTCGCCAAAACGGCGACGACGCTGACCGGCATCGACACCAGCGTCGAGATCCGCCGGCTGAACTTCGTCTCGCTCGAGGCGATTCCCGAGCAGGTGGCCGACCAGAAACTCGTGGGCGTCGCCTTCGAGTTCGACGGCATGCCCAGCGGCTATCTGCTCTTCCTGTTCGACGAGGAGTCGGCCCACGAGATCGTCGACGCGATGGTCCCGATGGAGGTCGACGAGGACGGCTTCGGCGAGATGGGCACCAGCGCGATCAAGGAGCTGGGCAACATCATGGCCAGCGGCTTTTTAGACGGCTGGGCGAACGTCCTCGACACGACGATCGACCACTCGACGCCGGAGTTCATCCACGACATGGGCGCCGCCGCCGTCGACCCCGTGATCATCCAGCTCGGAGAGAACCAGGAGTTCGCGTTCGTCTTCGACACGGTCGTCGTCGCCGACGGTCGGGAGTTCGACTGTGAAGTGTACGCGATCCCGGACGAAGCCGACCTCGAACGTGCACTGAACAACTTAGACGTCGATCGGATCGAAGAGACGCCGACGACGGCCGAATTCCAGGAAGTCAACAACTCATGA